A single Bactrocera dorsalis isolate Fly_Bdor unplaced genomic scaffold, ASM2337382v1 BdCtg150, whole genome shotgun sequence DNA region contains:
- the LOC105230503 gene encoding zinc finger protein 287 has translation MATSEVQREALTAELKIKSICRFCLTQGPDDLTNIYAKDAPVKSLLPLPVEIMAVASIEVFLNDGMPSSVCLKCRLTFDYCYRFKQMCKKAENLLSQVPLLGEWPSPLMKPIIPPELLQKQLTTHKENKKPIPQLKYPTSKEQSQQPSQSQQSSLVISNVTNIKPTSLSVSTPRKILNSNPAPLPEPPVPARMKKTKNVETFTFLTKVENNEEISFDDVQRLIASEDGEFTKLEPQDYEVTPASTFTNIIKKKPKLLNKFSMRILNKEADVDAEPRLKLPEVKHDEDGNVSIVTEILDPNEPYENESDPIKNAAPVKTNVFPCPHCSRTFPLLQLRDIHLVNHTRERHYPCTDCDRSFFSKYDLQKHTVIHTGERKYKCTVCDRGFTRPALLQRHEKIHTDIPKFLCVFCEKAFLSKDAMEKHAERHRKNRPFKCKVCSKAFAFKQGLERHEVVHSREQPYPCQYCDQSFCTQSKLARHLVAHAGDRPFPCKFCPKSYLLSHHLSRHMRTHKESVVMYSCNECDQVYRTCNELVMHSTVHATDTLTCPLCQQVFEDVDSVTSHIMEHANNESFPCEFCDLIFLTYNEQNYHVKSAHASDVAAYNEDENNTKRKKHSSDEEYEETIEEFLYDDDADLDINTNQSVNNEKQKNSEETKMAKNEDEEQYEAEYLKIEEFGNADEEMVAEVLSEINEDQEPAFKKSKVNHSKEKVQVLENKIIPMRRKATNRNPQNAEQSTSQKSRIIANQNLVARRGRPSTVSHTTNEKNAPNDDNKNDTPTSSKNSKGLEALGSRSKQIDSKAILPKIDGVSPSGEKGVRVQKIVTKAEAAAMVKDGRIRINEGKFIRIKDGNSPKSSK, from the exons ATGGCGACCAGTGAGGTGCAACGAGAAGCTCTGACCGCtgagttgaaaataaaatccATTTGTCGCTTTTGCCTTACTCAAGGACCAGACGATCTAACTAACATATACGCGAAGGACGCTCCAGTTAAATCATTACTTCCACTGCCGGTGGAAATAATGGCGGTGGCATCTATTGAA gtttttctCAATGACGGGATGCCCTCTTCAGTttgtttgaaatgccgtctgACATTTGACTATTGCTACCGTTTTAAACAAATGTGTAAAAAGGCGGAAAATCTCTTGAGTCAAGTTCCACTTTTGGGCGAATGGCCTTCTCCCTTAATGAAACCAATAATACCGCCAGaacttttacaaaaacaattaactacacacaaggaaaataaaaaaccaattcCACAATTGAAATATCCTACTAGTAAGGAGCAATCTCAACAACCATCGCAGTCTCAACAAAGTTCTTTAGTTATTTCGAATGTAACAAATATTAAACCAACGAGTTTGTCAGTATCAACTCCCAGAAAAATTCTTAACTCAAACCCGGCTCCGCTTCCAGAACCACCAGTACCAGCTCGTATGAAAAAGACTAAAAATGTAGAAACATTTACTTTTCTTACAAAAGTAGAGAACAATGAAGAGATTTCATTTGACGATGTACAACGCTTAATAGCTTCTGAAGATGGCGAGTTTACCAAACTGGAACCTCAAGACTATGAAGTAACTCCAGCAAGTACTTTTACAAACATAATAAAGAAGAAAcctaaacttttaaataaattctcaATGCGCATACTCAATAAAGAAGCTGACGTAGATGCCGAACCACGGCTCAAGCTACCGGAAGTAAAGCACGACGAGGACGGTAACGTTTCCATTGTTACCGAAATATTGGATCCTAATGAGCCGTATGAAAATGAATCAGATCCTATAAAGAACGCAGCACCTGTGAAGACAAATGTTTTTCCATGTCCACACTGCTCCCGTACATTCCCTCTACTGCAACTGCGTGATATCCATTTAGTAAATCACACACGTGAACGACATTATCCATGCACAGACTGTGACCGTTCATTCTTCTCTAAGTATGATCTTCAAAAACATACAGTTATACATACGGGTGAACGAAAGTACAAGTGTACTGTTTGTGACAGAGGATTCACTAGACCAGCACTTTTACAAAGACATGAAAAAATACACACAGATATACCTAAGTTTCTTTGCGTATTCTGTGAGAAAGCATTCTTGTCGAAGGATGCCATGGAAAAGCACGCTGAGCGACACCGAAAAAACCGTCCCTTTAAGTGCAAGGTCTGCTCTAAAGCATTTGCCTTTAAACAAGGCCTGGAACGTCATGAG GTGGTTCATTCGAGGGAACAGCCTTACCCTTGTCAATATTGTGACCAAAGTTTCTGTACACAATCGAAATTAGCTCGTCATTTGGTGGCACATGCAGGTGACCGACCTTTTCCTTGCAAGTTTTGTCCGAAATCATATTTGCTTTCACATCATTTATCGCGTCACATGCGTACCCACAAGGAAAGTGTGGTTATGTATTCATGTAATGAATGTGACCAGGTGTATAGGACTTGTAACGAACTTGTTATGCATTCAACTGTACATGCTACCGATACTTTGACATGCCCTCTCTGTCAACAAGTGTTCGAGGATGTAGATTCAGTGACATCACACATTATGGAGCATGCCAATAATGAGTCGTTTCCTTGTGAATTCTGCGatttaatatttcttacatATAATGAACAAAATTACCACGTTAAAAGTGCACACGCTTCTGATGTAGCAGCATATAACGAagatgaaaataatacaaaacgaAAGAAACATTCGAGCGATGAAGAATATGAAGAAACTATTGAGGAGTTTCTTTATGATGACGATGCTGATTTGGATATTAACACAAATCAAA GTGTCAATAATGAAAAGCAAAAGAACTCTGAGGAAACCAAAATGGCTAAAAATGAAGATGAGGAACAGTATGAGGCAGAGTATCTAAAGATAGAAGAATTCGGAAATGCAGACGAGGAAATGGTTGCAGAAGTCTTATCTGAAATAAACGAAGACCAAGAACCCgcttttaaaaaaagtaaagttAACCATAGCAAGGAAAAGGTGCAAGttcttgaaaataaaatcattccAATGCGTCGTAAAGCCACCAACAGAAACCCTCAGAATGCGGAGCAAAGCACATCTCAGAAATCAAGGATTATTGCAAACCAGAATTTAGTAGCCAGAAGAGGTAGGCCTAGCACAGTTTCTCATACAACAAATGAGAAGAATGCGCCGAACGatgataataaaaatgataCCCCTACATCtagcaaaaattcaaaaggctTAGAAGCTTTAGGCTCAAGAAGTAAGCAAATTGATTCTAAAGCTATACTACCTAAGATAGATGGAGTATCTCCATCAGGTGAAAAGGGTGTTCGGGtgcaaaaaattgtaacaaaagcTGAAGCCGCTGCTATGGTTAAAGATGGTCGTATACGAATTAATGAAGGAAAATTTATACGAATCAAGGATGGAAATTCCCCAAAGTCATCGAAATAA
- the LOC105230502 gene encoding caspase-1 has translation MTDECIAINYEYIRRMEKTSMLMQSIDKIDAQPTGREKPTAGAINSFGINKGSSGVGEDVSAGFHKYTAHMPTERHASQYNMNHKNRGLALIFNHENFDIPSLKPRQGTNVDCENLSAALKKLHFEVNTFKDCKLREILKHVDHAASQDHTDNDCVVVAILSHGEHGYLYAKDVQYKLDTIWHYFSAHTCPTLAGKPKLFFIQACQGDHFDPGVMMCRTETDGETSMSYKIPVHADFLIAYSTIPGFYSWRNTTNGSWFMQSLVEELNKNGKKHDILTLLTFVNQRVAVDFESCVPDCPIMHQQKQIPCVTSMLTRILRFTDKPSKAT, from the exons ATGACGGACGAGTGTATTGCCATAAACTACGAATACATAAGGAGAATGGAAAAAACAAGCATGTTGATGCAAAGTATAGATAAAATAGATGCACAACCAACGGGACGAGAAAAACCCACTGCCGGTGCAATTAATTCATTTGGAATCAATAAAGGCAGCAGTGGAGTAGGTGAAGATGTTAGTGCAGG aTTCCATAAATATACTGCGCATATGCCCACTGAGCGTCACGCTAGCCAATATAATATGAATCATAAGAATCGGGGTCTTGCTCTAATTTTTAATCatgaaaattttgatatacCATCTCTAAAACCTCGTCAAGGAACCAATGTAGACTGCGAAAATCTTAGTGCTGCTCTGAAGAAATTGCACTTCGAAGTAAATACTTTTAAAGACTGTAAATTGAGAGAGATTCTAAAGCATGTGGACCATG CTGCCTCTCAAGATCATACGGATAATGACTGTGTCGTGGTGGCTATATTATCACATGGTGAACATGGATATCTCTACGCAAAGGACGTTCAATACAAATTAGATACAATTTGGCACTATTTTTCGGCTCACACTTGCCCAACTCTGGCCGGAAAgcctaaattattttttatccaAGCTTGTCAAGGTGACCATTTTGATCCTGGGGTTATGATGTGTAGAACCGAAACTGACGGCGAAACATCAATGAGTTACAAGATTCCTGTACACGCTGATTTTCTCATTGCCTATTCCACAATACCTGGCTTCTACTCATGGCGCAACACCACTAACGGCTCTTGGTTTATGCAATCACTAGTAGAAGAACTGAATAAGAATGGCAAAAAACATGATATACTGACATTACTAACATTCGTTAATCAGCGTGTTGCTGTCGATTTTGAATCATGCGTTCCAGATTGTCCGATAATGCATCAGCAGAAACAAATTCCATGTGTTACTTCGATGTTAACGCGTATATTGCGCTTCACAGACAAACCATCTAAAGCCACATAA
- the LOC105230504 gene encoding cytochrome c oxidase subunit 6A, mitochondrial, with product MSAILSQVIRRQIAISLNRSQAGVTAATAGEHSGGYKVWKRLSFFVAIPAVGLCMLNAYLKHQEEHDHPRAEFIKYEYLRRREKRFPWGEGNKSLFHNPHVNPLPDGYEH from the exons ATGTCTGCGATTCTCTCACAAGTTATTCGTCGTCAAATTGCTATTAGCTTAAATAGATCCCAAGCTGGAGTTACTGCCGCCACGGCTGGCGAACACTCAG GTGGCTACAAAGTTTGGAAGCGTCTTTCATTCTTCGTTGCAATCCCTGCTGTAGGTCTTTGCATGTTGAATGCTTACCTCAAGCATCAGGAAGAGCACGATCACCCTCGCGCGGAATTCATCAAATACGAGTATTTACGTCGTCGCGAGAAACGTTTCCCATGGGGAGAAGGCAATAAAAGCTTGTTCCATAACCCCCATGTCAACCCACTGCCCGATGGTTATGAGCATTAA